One genomic segment of Labrus bergylta chromosome 17, fLabBer1.1, whole genome shotgun sequence includes these proteins:
- the stbd1 gene encoding titin homolog has protein sequence MSLKNGNTVAVERRMDLASLFCMIGRHGPAVAVAVIAMVSVLAGFIIYRTLKGKRRKATAAAAHTDGQTPPGAEGDASVIQPSPEESHSSLMATGLGYEGSLDVKEDFDLIQSDHIIRHRSAAAAAAEKQPSSYSSMKDIQEPENKHPSSDDTVEMAVMRDSYRVADTYPEVVSQSLQSDTYTDAEMVVEEAVDCYYSATNDTIEDVIEEVHDVSSCLMEPDVIYEENSEDEHKVLKAECQEDEVVTTYEDASDGKTRQDEEINHTSENDDVEGLHVNESSLTCSQTETNSVGSNMEDPDVPVPCVCNVKDEEFEEEKTESVACSNISIHHLSTEDQKKAECEEAEEECEDYRLIPQQAVIHSSTFEEEANLLWTNQDQSDHTMDEGILPIQDSAEVTDEDCMNDLTAVDMHTAQSNERDVEIEQNEDNGSTCSQEVDVLYDKDNEVKEENLASDEECESLSVETSPALPCLSVPTSAENIDDCVSDITTDDKDKTSGISDSPDFSSDSKETLKEDEIDPSLTEDTDSTILGSQMPSHDTGNENNERDPTVLSPEECTDSVYEPDVQSYIRDQQSVEMIQNEDLTEAAVLHSVACDGENITSPVMAEDVPLPYVPSCNSEQHTVEIVNNEMLDKGSVADVDTVEKVTSSETLEETFPYMPSICHDQESDYIEDHNLDLTGVSYGSDTPACDHVCPTALLMGEETSTPDMLSSFQDQQSDHMRNSEDFDETGVDTPACNDANLSSFSVAEGMSFPDVLPPSQDQQSDHNGNSETFDEIVVTTPACIEASLTEPLMPEVKSHPNMMPSSQDQSGDSMEHTETLDTLRDNSDVLAFDQASIKSTITSEDISHTDMMSSFQHMLSNPVENYEDFPEGSILAAPVMTANSSPPVCPIYFPSLKQSELGDNDLSSPGVGKESGISSMAVSPDLQDAGNVFDVTVENIVVPVMDYDSASSAEIESKYSCFSDDVAVSYKNENTAGMIFGPYPSHPQLPHSEQMDWMNYESFAANEDMFGLEIEDSYHREMDQFMAQIVDSVTSLADELKEETDTKAVVEVAEIKEKEARVGVGKKEDTKAEEEEAMDFDKTGISIMEATMDNNEWITDSNYQVLPWMNLSAQSISQDHTKPNQLSTEESSAECDVSYIVTTDKPSATEVKQTGDLSLLDENSENSKKVLAVQPMPQNVNVTFRVHYCTQSPYQTMAVTGDQQELGNWKGFIPLERAKDGHWATVVSLPAECHVQWKFVLLNKGEVSRWEECGNRFLETGSGDDLLVHKWWGLL, from the exons GCTTGGGTTATGAAGGCTCACTAGATGTGAAGGAGGATTTTGATCTGATTCAAAGTGATCACATAATCAGGCAccgctctgctgctgctgctgctgctgagaaaCAACCTTCATCTTATTCTTCTATGAAAGACATCCAAGAACCAGAAAACAAGCACCCCTCTTCAGATGACACAGTGGAAATGGCAGTCATGAGGGATTCTTACAGAGTAGCTGACACTTATCCAGAAGTGGTCAGTCAGAGCCTGCAAAGTGATACTTACACTGACGCTGAAATGGTGGTTGAGGAAGCAGTCGATTGCTACTACAGTGCAACAAATGATACTATTGAGGATGTGATAGAAGAAGTCCATGATGTGAGTAGCTGCCTGATGGAGCCAGACGTGATTTATGAAGAGAACAGTGAGGATGAACACAAG gTGTTAAAGGCAGAATGCCAGGAAGACGAGGTTGTGACCACATACGAGGACGCATCTGACGGGAAAACCAGACAAGACGAGGAAATCAATCATACAAGTGAAAATGATGATGTTGAGGGACTACATGTCAATGAATCTTCATTAACTTGTAGTCAAACTGAGACAAACAGTGTGGGGTCCAACATGGAAGATCCTGATGTACCTGTTCCCTGTGTCTGTAATGTCAAAGATGAAGAGTTtgaggaggagaagacagagagtgTTGCTTGCAGTAATATTAGCATTCATCACCTCTCTACAGAGGATCAAAAGAAAGCTGAGTgtgaagaggcagaggaggagtgTGAAGATTACCGGCTAATTCCTCAACAAGCTGTGATTCACTCCTCAACGTTTGAGGAAGAAGCAAATCTGTTGTGGACAAATCAGGACCAGAGTGATCATACTATGGATGAGGGGATTCTTCCCATTCAGGATAGTGCAGAGGTCACTGATGAAGACTGCATGAATGACCTTACAGCTGTTGACATGCATACAGCTCAGAGCAATGAGAGAGATGTAGAGATTGAACAGAATGAGGACAATGGTTCTACTTGTAGTCAAGAGGTTGATGTTCTTTATGATAAAGACAATGAAGTGAAAGAGGAAAATCTAGCAAGTGATGAAGAATGTGAAAGTTTGAGTGTTGAAACCAGCCCTGCTCTGCCCTGTTTGAGCGTGCCCACAAGTGCTGAAAACATTGACGACTGCGTCTCTGATATCACCACTGATGACAAAGATAAAACTTCTGGAATTTCAGATTCCCCTGACTTTTCATCTGATTCTAAAGAAACGCTTAAAGAAGATGAAATTGACCCTTCTCTAACTGAAGACACTGATTCTACTATTCTTGGATCTCAAATGCCGTCACATGATACCGgcaatgaaaacaatgaaagagaCCCAACAGTGCTGTCGCCTGAAGAATGCACTGACAGTGTGTATGAGCCTGATGTTCAGTCTTACATCAGAGATCAACAAAGTGTGGAAATGATTCAAAATGAAGATTTAACCGAGGCTGCTGTTCTGCATAGTGTTGCTTGTGATGGTGAAAACATTACTTCCCCTGTGATGGCTGAAGATGTACCTCTTCCATATGTGCCATCTTGCAACAGTGAGCAGCACACGGTAGAAATCGTTAATAATGAAATGCTTGACAAGGGGAGTGTCGCTGATGTTGACACGGTTGAAAAAGTAACTTCCTCTGAAACACTTGAAGAAACTTTCCCTTACATGCCATCGATATGCCATGACCAAGAAAGTGACTACATTGAAGATCACAATCTGGATTTAACCGGGGTTAGTTATGGGTCTGATACACCTGCTTGCGATCATGTTTGTCCTACTGCACTTTTAATGGGAGAAGAAACTTCTACCCCTGACATGTTGTCTTCCTTCCAAGACCAGCAAAGTGACCACATGAGAAACTcagaagattttgatgaaaCTGGGGTTGACACTCCTGCTTGCAATGATGCTAACCTCTCTTCATTTTCAGTGGCAGAAGGGATGTCTTTTCCTGATGTGTTGCCCCCCTCACAAGACCAGCAAAGCGATCACAATGGAAATAGTGAAACCTTCGATGAGATAGTGGTTACTACACCTGCTTGCATTGAAGCTAGCCTTACTGAACCTCTAATGCCTGAAGTAAAATCTCATCCTAACATGATGCCCTCCTCCCAAGACCAATCAGGAGACAGCATGGAACATACTGAAACTCTTGATACATTGAGGGATAACTCTGATGTACTTGCTTTTGACCAGGCTAGCATTAAGTCAACTATAACATCTGAAGATATATCCCATACAGACATGATGTCTTCCTTCCAACATATGCTTAGCAACCCAGTGGAAAACTATGAAGACTTTCCTGAAGGATCCATTCTTGCTGCTCCTGTCATGACTGCAAACAGTAGCCCTCCCGTGTGTCCAATTTACTTCCCATCTTTGAAGCAAAGTGAGCTGGGGGATAATGACTTATCATCCCCAGGCGTTGGGAAAGAGAGtgggatttccagcatggctgTCAGCCCAGATTTGCAAGATGCTGGTAATGTGTTTGATGTCACTGTGGAGAATATCGTAGTACCAGTGATGGATTATGATTCAGCGTCTTCTGCAGAGATAGAATCCAAATATAGTTGTTTTTCAGATGATGTAGCTGTAtcttacaaaaatgaaaatacagcaGGTATGATATTTGGGCCCTACCCGTCACATCCCCAGCTACCCCATAGTGAGCAGATGGATTGGATGAATTATGAATCCTTTGCAGCCAATGAGGATATGTTTGGCCTTGAGATTGAGGATAGTTACCACAGAGAGATGGATCAGTTTATGGCACAGATTGTAGACAGTGTTACAAGCCTCGCTGATGAGCTGAAAGAGGAGACAGACACGAAGGCTGTCGTCGAAGTCGCAGAGATTAAAGAGAAGGAGGCACGAGTAGGTGTTGGGAAGAAAGAGGATAcaaaagcagaggaggaggaagcaatGGACTTTGACAAGACTGGGATTAGTATAATGGAGGCGACTATGGACAATAACGAATGGATCACAGATAGTAACTACCAAGTCCTTCCCTGGATGAACCTTTCTGCCCAGTCTATTTCCCAAGACCACACAAAACCAAACCAGCTGTCCACTGAGGAGAGCTCTGCTGAATGTGACGTCTCTTATATAGTCACAACAGATAAGCCGTCTGCCACTGAAGTCAAACAAACCGGCGATCTCTCACTTCTtgatgaaaactctgaaaatagCAAAAAGGTGCTAGCAGTCCAGCCCATGCCACAGAATGTCAACGTTACCTTCCGCGTCCATTATTGCACCCAGTCACCGTACCAGACGATGGCTGTCACAGGGGACCAGCAGGAGCTGGGAAACTGGAAGGGATTCATCCCGCTTGAGAGGGCCAAGGATGGGCACTGGGCCACGGTGGTCAGCCTGCCTGCAGAGTGCCATGTGCAGTGGAAGTTTGTGCTGTTGAACAAGGGGGAGGTGAGTCGCTGGGAGGAATGTGGCAACCGCTTCCTTGAGACGGGCTCTGGAGACGACCTGCTTGTGCACAAATGGTGGGGATTGTTGTAG